Proteins co-encoded in one Flavobacteriaceae bacterium MAR_2009_75 genomic window:
- a CDS encoding O-antigen/teichoic acid export membrane protein produces MKSFVSDLFSVGISKVLMILFGLTTSIIVARTLGPEKNGIIAALMVYPSLFMSIGSLGIRQSTAYYLGKKIFNERDIKTAITQIWFMTAFLSVVVCFLLMRYLSKSGDNLDFVLLALVPIPFSLFATYNTGIFLGKNQISSFNKINWIPTLILLLLTGLLVWWLSYGIAGYLIAMIGGPLFISVALLYRNKFASAFSLRFRWGIIKKMLGLGLIYAFSLLVINLNYKLDVILLDYLSVPLETGIYSKGSAITQYLWQIPMLLSTIVFARSAVSKDDKAFSYKITQLLRLSLVAIGIGSLVLFCFSKFIIIGMFGESFEGSVSVLNILLPGVLLLTFFKVMNMDLAGKGKPWVALKAMVPALIVNIILNFVLIPDYGADGASFASTISYSLAAIFFLFFYSKEVGIPVKSILYYKKSDFIPVFKLIKKLRV; encoded by the coding sequence ATGAAATCTTTCGTTTCAGATTTGTTCAGTGTTGGCATATCAAAGGTTCTGATGATTCTTTTTGGGCTTACTACTTCTATCATAGTTGCACGTACTTTGGGACCTGAAAAAAATGGAATTATTGCGGCTTTAATGGTATACCCTTCGTTATTTATGAGTATAGGCTCGTTGGGAATTAGACAATCAACAGCGTATTATTTAGGAAAAAAAATCTTTAATGAACGAGATATAAAAACTGCAATCACCCAAATTTGGTTTATGACCGCCTTTTTGAGTGTAGTAGTTTGTTTTTTATTAATGAGATACCTAAGTAAGTCAGGTGACAATCTTGATTTTGTGCTTTTGGCCCTTGTCCCTATTCCCTTTTCATTGTTTGCTACCTATAATACCGGTATTTTTCTTGGTAAAAATCAAATCAGTTCATTTAATAAGATTAATTGGATACCTACACTCATTTTACTCCTGTTGACAGGTTTACTTGTTTGGTGGTTGTCTTATGGTATTGCAGGTTATCTGATAGCAATGATTGGCGGACCGCTTTTTATATCCGTTGCTTTGCTTTATAGAAATAAGTTTGCTAGTGCGTTTAGCCTAAGATTTCGCTGGGGTATTATTAAAAAGATGTTAGGCTTAGGTCTTATTTATGCCTTTTCTTTGTTGGTAATTAATTTGAACTATAAGTTAGACGTAATTCTTTTAGATTATCTGAGTGTCCCTTTAGAGACGGGCATCTATTCAAAGGGATCAGCTATTACGCAATATTTGTGGCAAATTCCTATGCTCTTAAGTACTATCGTATTTGCAAGAAGTGCAGTTTCTAAAGATGATAAGGCTTTTTCATACAAAATAACCCAACTTCTCCGATTATCTTTAGTTGCTATAGGTATAGGTTCTTTAGTACTTTTTTGTTTTTCGAAATTCATTATTATTGGCATGTTTGGAGAGTCTTTCGAAGGAAGTGTAAGTGTACTAAATATTTTACTACCTGGTGTTCTATTGCTAACCTTCTTCAAGGTAATGAATATGGATTTGGCAGGTAAAGGTAAACCATGGGTTGCTTTAAAGGCTATGGTGCCAGCTCTAATAGTCAATATAATTTTAAATTTTGTATTAATACCAGATTACGGAGCTGATGGAGCGTCCTTTGCTTCTACCATTAGCTATAGTTTAGCAGCTATTTTTTTTCTATTTTTTTATAGCAAAGAGGTTGGTATACCTGTTAAATCTATTCTTTATTACAAAAAGAGTGATTTTATACCGGTATTTAAACTGATTAAAAAATTGCGAGTCTAA
- a CDS encoding glycosyltransferase involved in cell wall biosynthesis yields the protein MLGKNVFENNKGVFIVAQSWPCMPYGGSIAITASLRQYCKFFDDVVFICLGKDEISQNAAETFPTVHFHFIHVHKKSLTNRFLRSIFLNRPAITLGMGANSVFYSIVEILSTYLTKENLYKYVGIVEDNVPGIHLIKLKERYPNMLWAFKSHDVLHKAFSVFKSTGNPFFRLAWWHEIGKIYQFEYALIKTADVKWAITKDDLILSEKCYETNFDGVFDSDIDLSRYENIRTGKLNNIIYLGSADSRKGHGIKMFMKNVWPQLLDRYSNRIELTLGGRQTEIFHNQNIRVSGVGFINDEITFLGKGAIFINPQVAGSGLKLKSIIAMAAGKVLVTTENGALGLDGIPGKHYCVAKSDEHMIQIISHLMDNPSYVKKIALDGQEFAKERFSRQAFSERVQPLLIDYWKKAF from the coding sequence GTGCTAGGTAAAAATGTATTCGAAAATAATAAGGGAGTTTTTATAGTAGCCCAATCTTGGCCCTGTATGCCCTATGGCGGTTCAATTGCGATTACGGCCTCTTTACGTCAATATTGTAAGTTTTTTGATGATGTTGTATTCATATGTCTTGGAAAGGATGAAATATCACAAAATGCTGCTGAAACCTTTCCCACTGTCCATTTTCATTTTATCCACGTTCACAAAAAAAGTCTGACAAATCGTTTTCTTAGATCAATATTTTTAAATAGACCTGCCATTACTTTGGGTATGGGCGCAAATTCAGTTTTTTATAGTATTGTAGAAATTTTAAGCACTTATTTAACTAAAGAAAATTTATATAAATATGTTGGAATTGTTGAAGATAATGTTCCAGGTATTCATTTAATAAAATTAAAAGAAAGATACCCTAATATGTTATGGGCCTTTAAGAGCCATGATGTCTTGCATAAGGCTTTTTCAGTGTTTAAATCTACAGGAAATCCATTTTTTCGTTTAGCATGGTGGCATGAAATTGGCAAGATTTATCAATTTGAGTATGCTTTGATAAAAACAGCAGATGTAAAATGGGCAATAACTAAAGATGATTTGATTTTGAGTGAAAAATGCTATGAAACCAATTTTGATGGTGTTTTTGATTCAGATATAGATTTAAGCAGGTATGAAAATATTCGAACAGGTAAATTAAATAATATAATTTATTTGGGTTCCGCTGATAGTAGGAAAGGTCATGGAATAAAAATGTTTATGAAAAATGTATGGCCTCAACTTTTGGACCGGTATTCAAATCGAATTGAATTAACATTAGGAGGTAGGCAAACAGAAATATTTCATAACCAAAACATAAGGGTTTCTGGTGTTGGTTTTATTAATGATGAAATTACTTTTTTAGGCAAAGGTGCTATATTCATAAATCCTCAAGTTGCTGGTTCAGGGCTAAAATTGAAGAGTATAATTGCAATGGCTGCCGGTAAAGTATTAGTTACAACTGAAAACGGCGCCCTTGGACTGGACGGTATTCCAGGTAAACATTATTGTGTTGCAAAATCGGATGAGCACATGATTCAAATAATTTCCCATCTAATGGATAATCCTTCTTACGTCAAAAAAATAGCACTTGATGGACAAGAATTTGCTAAAGAAAGGTTTTCAAGACAGGCGTTTTCAGAAAGGGTACAACCATTATTAATTGATTATTGGAAAAAAGCTTTCTAA
- a CDS encoding PKD repeat protein: MKLNPTTNAKNFLCSYFLFIFLCLSCNKDEDSFYDAIKNSPVLISEESIIENDDSEEASEDEKFDSDEVVVNDEEAKEENIVIESRTAAFSPLEDAYIENGSGFNHELIRLQENKRTSYLLYDLSAVDSIKGKIVEAHFQFTVQKDSGDGLIEVHTGDSDSWTEEDINADIAPEPLNIVGTVDKDYKVGQTEIVVLNSKEISPESTTLILVHTQGDDLAIASKEHPTVEPPLLIITYEAPVDAGRIDQYVLNPSSITEHTPIDTEENLEIEEEVKEETVSEDEEIKEETVSEDEEIKEETVSEDEEIKEETVSEDEEIKEETVSEDEEIKEETVSEDEEIKEETVSEGEEVKEETTAEPVNEKPVARIEANKTKGEAPLEIKFDSNNSSDDKSIVRHTWDFDDDSNSSSKNTSHTFDKAGVYKVTLTVQDEEGLKDTTSVTITVEEPKNEAPIAKASADVTSGELPLEISFRASNSTDDKSIKSYKWNFKDGSSSSSKNPKHIFKKPGTFEVELTVKDEEGLEDNTTMTIVVSEPANQSPIAVAKANVSKGEVPLEVKFSGRNSSDDKAIVSYSWDFGVYGTSNQENPELTFEEPGTYKVNLTVRDEEGLKHTNSITITAEPKPIPETPSTSADVRYWQNLFDSKWSSERSKAYSMANSRGKNQEYYYLGLYIDGLSSIWQATGDNSYLDTALDIVGITVDKATSVGGGYLGWPAHDGDEYALWDTHYWRVVATLLRIMHQSSNIKSSSKYKNQLNDLLAFSEKHIWERYDSQHSSKIYRSNTHMSSHWARIGMELYLITKKNKYKQVFENMSFGTMPGEPSNFRNQIYPNPKNSSAYAWDKTWGRHGSDIQDTSHGGAIVSFWLLAFENGMYWNKSDMNALIKTVDIIWSDSNTDHIKRNIDGTGGNGSQGKIHEWLNLARYSQKLQNKIKAHYDKSHLNFFGPQAIGIAALNAKILADGRPVYP, encoded by the coding sequence ATGAAATTAAACCCCACAACCAATGCAAAGAATTTTCTTTGCTCGTATTTCTTATTTATTTTTTTGTGTCTTTCCTGTAATAAAGATGAAGATTCATTTTATGATGCTATTAAAAACTCTCCTGTTTTAATTTCTGAGGAGTCTATCATAGAAAATGATGACTCTGAAGAAGCTTCAGAAGATGAGAAATTTGATTCTGATGAAGTAGTCGTAAACGATGAAGAGGCGAAAGAAGAAAATATTGTTATTGAGAGCCGTACAGCTGCTTTTTCACCGTTAGAAGATGCATACATAGAGAACGGAAGCGGTTTTAATCATGAATTAATCCGGTTACAAGAAAATAAAAGAACAAGCTATTTATTATATGACCTCAGTGCCGTAGATAGTATAAAGGGAAAAATAGTAGAGGCTCATTTTCAATTTACCGTTCAGAAAGATTCTGGTGATGGCTTGATTGAAGTACATACAGGTGATTCTGATTCTTGGACAGAGGAAGATATCAATGCTGATATTGCACCAGAACCCTTAAATATAGTCGGAACAGTCGACAAAGATTATAAGGTTGGGCAAACGGAAATAGTAGTTTTGAATTCTAAGGAAATATCTCCGGAAAGTACTACTTTGATTTTAGTACATACTCAAGGAGATGATTTAGCCATCGCCTCTAAAGAACACCCAACTGTAGAGCCTCCATTGCTAATTATTACCTATGAGGCACCAGTTGATGCAGGTAGAATTGACCAATATGTCTTAAATCCATCTTCAATTACTGAACATACTCCTATTGATACAGAAGAAAATCTTGAAATAGAAGAAGAAGTGAAGGAAGAAACGGTCTCAGAGGATGAAGAGATCAAGGAAGAAACGGTCTCAGAGGATGAAGAGATCAAGGAGGAGACGGTATCAGAGGATGAAGAGATCAAGGAGGAGACGGTCTCAGAGGATGAAGAAATCAAGGAGGAGACGGTTTCAGAGGATGAAGAAATCAAGGAGGAGACGGTCTCAGAGGATGAAGAAATCAAGGAGGAGACGGTCTCAGAGGGTGAAGAGGTGAAGGAAGAGACAACGGCAGAGCCAGTAAATGAAAAGCCCGTCGCCAGAATTGAAGCTAATAAAACCAAGGGAGAAGCCCCTTTAGAAATTAAATTTGATTCAAACAATTCTAGTGACGACAAGAGTATAGTACGCCATACATGGGATTTTGATGATGATTCGAACTCTAGTTCAAAAAATACTTCACATACATTTGATAAAGCCGGAGTTTACAAAGTTACATTGACGGTACAGGACGAAGAAGGTCTTAAGGATACCACAAGTGTAACTATTACTGTGGAAGAGCCTAAAAATGAAGCGCCAATTGCAAAAGCCTCGGCTGATGTTACAAGTGGTGAATTACCTTTAGAAATCTCATTCAGAGCTAGTAACTCAACTGATGATAAATCAATCAAAAGCTATAAATGGAATTTCAAGGATGGATCCTCTTCATCTTCAAAGAATCCAAAACACATATTTAAGAAACCTGGAACTTTTGAAGTTGAGCTTACCGTAAAAGATGAAGAAGGTTTAGAGGATAACACGACAATGACAATTGTGGTTTCTGAGCCCGCTAACCAGTCTCCAATTGCTGTAGCCAAGGCAAATGTCAGTAAGGGCGAGGTTCCCTTAGAGGTTAAGTTTTCAGGAAGAAATTCTTCCGATGACAAGGCCATAGTTTCATATTCTTGGGATTTCGGAGTTTATGGTACATCTAATCAAGAGAACCCGGAGCTAACATTCGAAGAACCCGGAACATATAAGGTTAATCTAACCGTTAGAGATGAAGAGGGATTAAAACATACCAATTCAATAACTATTACTGCTGAACCAAAACCTATCCCTGAAACCCCTTCAACTAGTGCTGATGTCAGATATTGGCAGAACCTGTTTGATTCGAAATGGTCTTCGGAGAGATCTAAAGCTTATTCCATGGCCAATAGTAGAGGTAAAAATCAAGAGTATTATTATCTTGGCCTTTATATTGATGGATTATCCTCTATATGGCAAGCAACTGGTGATAATTCGTATTTAGATACAGCTTTGGATATTGTCGGCATAACAGTTGACAAAGCGACATCTGTAGGAGGTGGTTACTTGGGATGGCCTGCGCATGATGGAGATGAATATGCCTTATGGGATACCCACTATTGGAGAGTTGTAGCTACTCTTTTAAGGATAATGCATCAATCTTCAAATATCAAATCAAGCTCTAAATATAAAAATCAGCTTAACGATTTATTGGCTTTTTCTGAAAAGCATATTTGGGAAAGATATGATTCCCAACATTCGTCTAAGATTTATAGATCGAATACACATATGTCTTCTCATTGGGCAAGAATAGGTATGGAGTTATATCTTATCACCAAGAAAAACAAGTATAAGCAAGTGTTTGAGAATATGTCTTTTGGCACTATGCCTGGTGAGCCATCAAACTTCCGAAATCAGATTTATCCAAACCCGAAAAACTCCTCGGCTTATGCTTGGGATAAAACATGGGGGCGCCATGGTTCTGATATACAGGATACTTCTCATGGCGGTGCAATTGTTAGCTTTTGGTTGCTAGCATTTGAAAATGGCATGTATTGGAATAAAAGCGATATGAACGCGCTAATTAAAACCGTAGATATTATATGGTCAGATTCGAATACTGATCATATCAAAAGAAATATTGACGGTACGGGAGGTAATGGTTCTCAAGGTAAAATTCATGAATGGCTAAATTTAGCACGCTATAGTCAAAAACTTCAAAATAAGATTAAAGCTCATTATGATAAGTCTCATTTGAATTTCTTCGGCCCTCAAGCTATAGGTATTGCGGCATTAAACGCAAAAATTTTAGCCGATGGTCGTCCTGTTTATCCATAA
- a CDS encoding glycosyltransferase involved in cell wall biosynthesis, which yields MKVLFIISVLKQGRGGHYHSLNHISREVGSRESVGILSLGTSKSDILINNPYFKGHIHFNGLNIWYLKKELSSVLLELKPDIIHFFDSNAYNICKLFVKKKFKLVTNLCGGPNPADHPKVENLVLFSKENLMWFESREKYKNTLKKLIPNRSSKITVHSEADISKDTSKFCLVRIARISHFHFNSIKQTVNLVKLLNEQEFKIRLYLIGTIQDQDAFVKLFELIEGRADITLLTDDRYTKEASKMLYLADAVIATGRGIMEGASLGLPVLTPAKNSEIPILINDENFENFFSTNFSERNVASAKDLRDNLYNIKRLTQDHAYYDDMYNFSLQIFKNNFDVKEALLKYTEMYELSLENTYSVSVFSDVYLKIRSLYHFYLS from the coding sequence ATGAAAGTATTATTTATAATTTCAGTATTAAAACAGGGTCGAGGTGGTCACTATCATTCCCTTAACCACATATCAAGAGAAGTTGGAAGTCGAGAGAGTGTAGGGATTTTATCTCTGGGTACATCAAAAAGCGATATTCTAATAAATAACCCATATTTTAAAGGACACATACATTTCAATGGATTAAATATTTGGTATTTAAAGAAAGAGTTGTCCTCCGTACTTTTAGAGCTCAAACCAGATATTATTCATTTTTTTGATTCTAACGCTTATAATATCTGCAAACTATTTGTTAAAAAAAAGTTCAAATTAGTAACTAATTTATGTGGTGGACCAAACCCAGCTGACCATCCTAAAGTTGAGAACTTAGTTCTGTTCAGCAAAGAAAATTTAATGTGGTTTGAATCGAGAGAAAAATATAAAAACACCTTAAAGAAGTTAATACCAAATCGCTCTTCAAAAATAACCGTTCACTCCGAAGCTGATATTAGTAAAGATACTTCTAAATTTTGTTTAGTAAGAATAGCCCGAATAAGTCATTTTCATTTTAATAGTATTAAACAAACTGTAAATCTTGTTAAACTACTTAATGAACAAGAATTTAAAATACGGCTTTATTTAATTGGTACCATTCAAGATCAAGATGCATTTGTGAAGTTGTTTGAGCTTATAGAGGGTAGGGCGGATATAACTTTACTTACTGATGATAGATATACCAAAGAAGCTTCTAAAATGCTTTATTTGGCAGACGCTGTAATTGCGACTGGAAGAGGTATAATGGAAGGTGCTTCTCTAGGCTTACCCGTATTAACCCCAGCAAAAAACTCAGAAATCCCTATTTTAATAAATGATGAAAATTTCGAAAACTTTTTCAGCACTAATTTTTCAGAAAGAAATGTAGCTAGTGCTAAAGATTTGAGGGATAACCTGTATAATATAAAGCGTCTTACTCAAGACCATGCTTATTATGATGATATGTATAATTTCTCATTGCAAATATTTAAAAATAATTTTGACGTTAAAGAGGCTTTGTTAAAATACACGGAGATGTATGAATTGAGTTTAGAGAATACATATAGTGTATCTGTTTTCTCGGATGTTTACTTAAAAATTAGATCATTGTATCATTTTTACTTAAGTTGA
- a CDS encoding UDP-glucuronate 4-epimerase, with protein sequence MKILVTGAAGFIGYHLCEKLVANGYDVIGLDNLNDYYDVNLKYDRLKQLGISRENAEIFKETFHSSIHKQKFSFVRMNLEDRDALPQLFKKEKISKVCNLAAQAGVRYSIENPETYIDSNIVGYLNLLECCRHNKVEHLIYASSSSVYGLNEKVPFSTDDSVDHPISLYAASKKSNELMAHTYSHLFNITTTGLRFFTVYGPWGRPDMALFLFTDAIANGKPIKVFNHGKMERDFTYIDDIVEGVYRIITNSPNKRDKYKVYNIGNNNSVKLMDFIEAIENSMGKRAEKNMMPMQPGDVERTWADVTDLIKDYNYRPDTQVNKGVQKFVDWYNSYYTK encoded by the coding sequence ATGAAAATTTTAGTTACCGGAGCGGCAGGTTTTATTGGGTATCATCTTTGTGAGAAGCTAGTTGCAAATGGCTATGATGTTATAGGTTTGGACAATCTAAATGATTATTACGATGTCAACTTAAAATATGACCGCCTAAAACAATTAGGAATCTCGCGAGAAAACGCTGAAATTTTTAAAGAAACATTTCACAGCTCAATTCATAAACAAAAATTTTCGTTTGTTCGTATGAATTTAGAAGATAGAGATGCCCTACCCCAACTCTTTAAAAAAGAAAAAATTTCTAAAGTTTGCAATCTTGCTGCTCAAGCAGGGGTCCGTTACAGTATAGAAAATCCTGAAACCTATATCGACAGTAATATTGTAGGGTATTTGAACCTTTTGGAATGTTGTAGGCATAATAAGGTTGAGCATTTAATATATGCCTCGAGCTCTAGTGTATATGGTCTTAACGAAAAAGTACCGTTTTCAACCGATGATAGTGTTGACCACCCTATTAGTCTTTACGCCGCAAGTAAAAAGAGTAATGAGCTAATGGCGCACACCTATAGCCATCTTTTTAATATCACCACTACCGGATTACGTTTTTTCACGGTTTATGGGCCATGGGGAAGACCCGACATGGCCTTATTTCTTTTTACCGATGCCATAGCGAACGGCAAACCCATCAAGGTATTTAATCATGGTAAAATGGAAAGAGATTTTACCTATATTGACGACATAGTAGAGGGAGTTTATAGAATCATTACAAATTCCCCAAATAAAAGAGATAAATATAAAGTCTATAATATCGGTAATAACAATTCGGTTAAATTGATGGACTTTATTGAAGCCATTGAAAACAGTATGGGAAAAAGAGCGGAGAAAAACATGATGCCCATGCAGCCCGGAGATGTGGAAAGAACCTGGGCAGATGTTACAGATTTAATCAAAGATTATAATTATAGACCGGATACCCAAGTGAACAAAGGTGTTCAAAAGTTTGTGGATTGGTACAATTCCTATTACACCAAGTAA
- a CDS encoding UDP-N-acetyl-D-galactosamine dehydrogenase, producing MNSPKIAIIGLGYVGLPLARLFATKYSVVGFDINQSRINELQSGTDTTLEVSDEILQKVLVDSPTDKKGLFCTSQSKNLEDCTYYIITVPTPVDSTNRPILTPLYKASQTVGAVLKKGDVVVYESTVYPGATEDECVPVLENVSNLKFNQDFFVGYSPERINPGDKEHTVEKILKVTSGSTPIIGKKIDQLYASVITAGTYLAPSIKVAEAAKVIENSQRDINIAFVNELAKIFNLMGVDTDEVLKAAGTKWNFLPFKPGLVGGHCIGVDPYYLAQKAQEYGYHPEIILAGRRMNDGMGKYVASEVIKLMVQRDIKIKNAKILILGITFKENCPDVRNTKAVDVINNLKSYGTEITILDPWASSSEVMREYQIETTKNLPNETYDAVVLTVAHKEFLEMDIKSCLNENGVLYDVKSILKFPVDGRL from the coding sequence ATGAATTCACCTAAAATAGCAATAATTGGCTTAGGATATGTAGGTTTGCCACTCGCTAGGCTTTTTGCCACAAAATATTCCGTAGTTGGCTTTGACATTAATCAAAGTAGAATAAATGAACTACAATCTGGAACCGACACCACATTAGAAGTAAGTGATGAAATACTTCAAAAAGTTTTAGTCGACAGCCCCACAGATAAAAAGGGACTATTTTGTACAAGTCAATCAAAAAATCTCGAGGACTGTACTTATTATATCATTACTGTACCAACTCCTGTTGACAGTACTAATCGACCTATCTTAACGCCCCTCTACAAAGCCAGTCAAACTGTAGGTGCTGTATTAAAAAAGGGGGACGTTGTAGTTTATGAATCTACCGTTTACCCAGGGGCCACGGAAGACGAATGTGTACCCGTTCTTGAAAATGTTAGCAATCTAAAATTCAATCAAGATTTTTTTGTTGGTTATTCTCCAGAGCGAATTAATCCTGGAGATAAAGAGCACACGGTAGAAAAGATTTTAAAGGTCACTTCTGGATCAACCCCAATTATAGGAAAAAAAATAGACCAGCTATATGCTTCCGTTATTACAGCGGGAACATATTTAGCCCCAAGTATTAAAGTTGCGGAAGCTGCTAAAGTTATAGAAAATTCCCAAAGAGATATTAATATCGCCTTCGTAAATGAACTGGCTAAAATTTTTAATCTCATGGGGGTTGACACAGACGAAGTTCTAAAAGCGGCAGGTACGAAATGGAATTTTTTACCCTTCAAGCCAGGACTAGTTGGTGGACACTGTATAGGTGTAGACCCATATTATTTAGCACAGAAAGCTCAAGAATATGGTTACCACCCAGAAATTATCTTAGCCGGAAGACGAATGAATGACGGAATGGGAAAATACGTTGCTTCTGAAGTTATAAAGTTGATGGTTCAAAGAGATATTAAAATTAAGAACGCTAAAATTCTTATTTTAGGAATTACTTTCAAAGAGAACTGTCCTGATGTTCGAAATACGAAAGCGGTAGATGTCATCAATAATTTGAAGTCATATGGAACGGAAATCACGATTCTAGACCCTTGGGCTTCAAGTTCTGAAGTTATGAGGGAGTATCAAATAGAGACTACCAAAAATTTACCGAATGAGACTTATGATGCGGTAGTTTTAACTGTAGCCCATAAAGAATTTTTGGAGATGGATATTAAATCTTGTCTGAACGAAAATGGAGTATTATATGATGTTAAGAGTATACTTAAATTTCCTGTTGATGGGAGACTATAA
- a CDS encoding serine O-acetyltransferase yields the protein MNSLRKTYFDIKNDLRSNRVTLKVFVINYIYNSQFRVLLNHRIGKYFSNSSFFLFKHLGAYYKKELIVKRSCDISYNAVIGKKLTLPHPIGIVIGDKVLIEDNVTIFQQVTLGSHGKKSREKQYPIIRSGAKIYTGAKIIGGVTIGENAIIAANCVVNIDVPPNTVAVGIPCRILNKKE from the coding sequence ATGAATTCTCTAAGAAAAACATATTTCGATATTAAGAATGATTTAAGGTCGAATAGGGTTACGTTAAAAGTTTTTGTCATAAATTATATTTACAATTCGCAATTCAGGGTCTTGCTTAATCATCGTATTGGTAAGTATTTTTCAAATAGTAGCTTTTTCTTATTTAAGCATCTAGGGGCATATTATAAAAAAGAATTAATAGTAAAGAGGAGTTGTGATATTTCCTATAACGCAGTAATCGGTAAGAAATTAACTTTGCCTCATCCAATAGGAATAGTCATAGGTGATAAAGTTCTTATAGAGGATAATGTTACTATATTTCAACAAGTAACCCTTGGTAGTCATGGTAAAAAAAGCAGAGAGAAACAATATCCTATAATCAGAAGTGGAGCTAAAATTTATACCGGTGCTAAAATTATAGGAGGTGTTACCATTGGTGAAAATGCAATTATTGCAGCTAATTGTGTTGTTAATATTGATGTGCCACCTAACACTGTTGCTGTTGGTATTCCTTGCAGAATTTTAAATAAAAAAGAATGA
- a CDS encoding UDP-N-acetylglucosamine 4-epimerase codes for MALANINFPSNYKILVTGGAGFIGSNISEFLLKNGNKVICLDNFATGKRENIQPFLENENYTLIEGDIRNLEICEKACENVDYILHQAALGSVPRSINDPITSNEVNVSGFLNMLVAARDTHVRRFVYAASSSTYGDSKSMPKKEEIIGKPLSPYAITKYVNELYAEVFSKAYGLETIGLRYFNVFGRRQDPNGAYAAVIPKFTIQLMNHESPIINGDGSFSRDFTYIDNVIEMNLRALMTDNKEAINTVYNVAYGERTNLKELVTFLKEYLGAYDSKIMEVDAVYGPERKGDVPHSLASIEKAREKLAYNPQYDIKTGLKSAMDWYWHNLN; via the coding sequence ATGGCACTTGCTAACATCAACTTTCCATCAAATTATAAAATTTTAGTAACTGGAGGTGCCGGTTTTATCGGCTCCAACATTAGCGAATTTTTACTTAAAAATGGTAATAAAGTTATCTGTTTAGATAATTTTGCTACCGGAAAAAGAGAAAATATACAACCGTTTCTGGAAAACGAAAATTACACCCTTATTGAGGGAGACATTCGAAACTTGGAAATCTGTGAAAAAGCATGTGAAAATGTAGATTATATTCTCCACCAGGCTGCTCTAGGATCAGTTCCTCGTTCAATAAACGACCCAATTACCAGTAATGAAGTAAATGTTTCAGGATTTCTAAATATGTTGGTAGCTGCTAGAGACACTCACGTCAGACGTTTTGTCTATGCCGCCAGCTCTTCCACCTACGGAGATTCTAAATCTATGCCCAAGAAAGAGGAAATTATCGGAAAACCCTTATCTCCCTATGCTATAACCAAATATGTTAACGAACTTTATGCTGAAGTCTTCTCCAAAGCGTATGGTTTGGAAACCATTGGCCTCCGTTATTTTAATGTCTTTGGCAGAAGACAAGACCCGAACGGTGCATACGCAGCAGTAATTCCGAAATTCACCATTCAATTAATGAATCATGAATCTCCAATCATCAATGGAGATGGGAGTTTTTCCAGGGATTTCACATATATTGATAATGTCATTGAAATGAATTTAAGAGCACTAATGACAGACAATAAGGAAGCCATAAACACCGTTTACAATGTGGCATATGGAGAACGCACCAATCTAAAGGAGCTGGTAACCTTCTTAAAGGAATATTTGGGGGCTTATGATTCCAAAATAATGGAGGTAGATGCTGTATATGGTCCAGAACGGAAAGGAGATGTTCCACATTCACTGGCATCAATAGAGAAAGCCCGTGAAAAATTAGCATATAATCCCCAATACGACATCAAGACTGGCCTAAAGTCAGCAATGGACTGGTATTGGCATAATTTAAATTAA